In Candidatus Sulfotelmatobacter sp., a genomic segment contains:
- a CDS encoding tyrosine-protein phosphatase — MKIRRSLGVKFRHLQACAQQYVVLSAAVVAFTFAVGIPHAAGQAIQVVDPKHDHPAPGTKMTRFQKIDEGVYKGSEPRNDADYRFLQSQHVKYIVDLKFLPLMSRFEVHKAREYGIVVIPVTINASIFAPSEKNVRKVLCLLSDRRLRPVYFHCTIGRDRTALIATLYEIYFRGLPPEQAHAEMKHFGFNFGWTLSGLTHYLQNHASSPWDNSPDACQHFALPASDKETK, encoded by the coding sequence ATGAAAATAAGACGATCGCTCGGCGTTAAATTTCGCCATCTGCAAGCCTGTGCTCAACAGTATGTCGTCCTGTCCGCAGCTGTCGTTGCGTTCACATTCGCAGTCGGAATTCCCCACGCAGCGGGTCAGGCGATTCAAGTGGTTGACCCCAAGCACGATCATCCTGCTCCGGGCACCAAGATGACGCGGTTTCAAAAGATCGACGAAGGCGTTTACAAAGGATCGGAGCCCAGGAATGACGCGGACTACCGCTTTCTGCAATCGCAACACGTCAAGTACATCGTTGACCTGAAGTTCCTGCCGCTGATGAGTCGATTCGAAGTGCATAAAGCGCGGGAATACGGGATCGTTGTGATTCCGGTTACGATCAATGCGTCGATCTTCGCCCCCTCGGAGAAAAATGTTCGCAAGGTTTTGTGTCTGCTGTCGGACCGGCGCCTGCGTCCGGTCTATTTTCATTGCACCATCGGGCGCGACCGCACGGCGCTGATTGCCACGCTCTATGAAATTTATTTTCGCGGTCTTCCGCCCGAACAAGCGCACGCAGAAATGAAACATTTCGGATTCAACTTCGGCTGGACTCTCTCCGGCCTGACTCACTATCTGCAAAACCACGCCAGCTCGCCGTGGGACAACAGCCCGGACGCCTGCCAGCATTTCGCGTTGCCTGCGTCCGACAAGGAAACGAAGTAG